From the Stigmatella erecta genome, one window contains:
- a CDS encoding ABC transporter ATP-binding protein translates to MPMIEVQNLTKRYRDRTAIEQLTFRVNEGEILGFLGPNGAGKSTTMKILTGFLPPSEGTARVAGFDVFEHPLEVKRRIGYLPEVPPLYPEMTVQGYLRFVASLKQLPGRGLKAEVDRVAGLTGLSDVMGRVLQNLSKGYKQRAGIAQALLGAPPVLILDEPTEGLDPVQRSELRALIKGLAGKHTVILSTHILPEVAMTCEKVLIIHQGKIAAYEELQKLATVHGQPESASLEEIFIKLTAA, encoded by the coding sequence ATGCCGATGATCGAGGTCCAGAACCTCACCAAGCGCTACCGGGATCGCACCGCCATCGAGCAGCTCACCTTCCGCGTCAACGAAGGGGAGATTCTGGGATTCCTGGGCCCCAACGGGGCGGGCAAGTCGACGACGATGAAGATCCTCACCGGGTTCCTCCCCCCCTCGGAGGGGACGGCCCGGGTGGCGGGGTTCGACGTGTTCGAGCACCCGCTGGAGGTGAAGCGCCGCATCGGCTACCTGCCCGAGGTTCCGCCCCTCTACCCGGAGATGACGGTGCAGGGGTATCTGCGGTTCGTGGCCTCGCTCAAGCAGCTGCCCGGGCGGGGGCTGAAGGCCGAGGTGGACCGGGTGGCGGGGCTCACCGGGCTGTCGGACGTGATGGGCCGCGTCCTGCAGAACCTATCCAAGGGCTACAAGCAGCGCGCCGGTATCGCCCAGGCGCTGCTGGGCGCCCCGCCCGTGCTCATCCTGGACGAGCCCACCGAGGGGTTGGATCCGGTCCAGCGCTCCGAGCTGCGCGCCCTCATCAAGGGGCTCGCGGGCAAGCACACCGTCATCCTCTCCACGCACATCCTGCCCGAGGTGGCGATGACGTGCGAGAAGGTGCTCATCATCCACCAAGGGAAGATCGCCGCCTACGAGGAGCTCCAGAAGCTGGCCACGGTGCACGGCCAGCCGGAGAGCGCCTCGCTGGAGGAGATTTTCATCAAGCTGACCGCCGCCTGA
- a CDS encoding ABC transporter permease has product MRTALAIARKELSIYFTTPWAYAVFTAMVAISSMFFIGLLQAFQAVQEQARQAGWSKLPPEAAVYRNLTDGVVIQLWGIVMIITLFVAPFLSMRLFAEEKRNKTFELLMTVPVRPLELVVGKYLGGLGILSATLGLTLVFPLLLSAFGTSSSGTVLEWPTVLLGYAGLLLWGATCMAVGLFISALTESQMVAALLTFVVLLPWMLLRGLVQSVEEPLRSFISYLSFDTQLQNLLRGVLDVKSLVFFLSVILFSLLLTHRTVEAQRWA; this is encoded by the coding sequence ATGCGTACCGCCCTGGCGATCGCCCGCAAGGAGCTGTCCATCTACTTCACCACCCCGTGGGCCTACGCGGTCTTCACGGCGATGGTGGCCATCTCCTCGATGTTCTTCATCGGCCTGCTCCAGGCCTTCCAGGCGGTGCAGGAGCAGGCCCGCCAGGCAGGCTGGTCCAAGTTGCCCCCGGAGGCCGCCGTCTACCGCAACCTCACGGACGGCGTGGTCATCCAGCTGTGGGGCATCGTGATGATCATCACCCTCTTCGTGGCGCCCTTCCTCTCCATGCGGCTGTTCGCCGAGGAGAAGCGCAACAAGACCTTCGAGCTGCTGATGACGGTGCCGGTGCGGCCCCTGGAGCTGGTGGTGGGCAAGTACCTGGGCGGCCTGGGCATCCTCTCGGCCACGCTGGGGCTCACCCTCGTCTTTCCGCTGCTCCTGTCCGCCTTCGGGACGAGCAGCTCGGGCACCGTGCTGGAGTGGCCCACGGTGCTGCTGGGCTACGCCGGGCTGCTGCTGTGGGGCGCCACCTGCATGGCGGTGGGGCTGTTCATCTCCGCGCTGACCGAGAGCCAGATGGTGGCCGCGCTGCTCACCTTCGTGGTGCTGCTGCCGTGGATGCTGCTGCGGGGCCTGGTGCAGAGCGTGGAGGAGCCCCTGCGCTCCTTCATCAGCTATCTCTCCTTCGACACGCAGCTCCAGAACCTCCTGCGCGGGGTGCTGGATGTGAAGTCCCTGGTGTTCTTCCTCTCCGTCATTCTCTTCTCGCTGCTGCTCACCCACCGCACGGTGGAGGCGCAGCGCTGGGCTTGA
- a CDS encoding GldG family protein, which produces MNKANVGKILGALGLLLLLSSPFTLFITSGSWALTAAKACLGLVLLGLYAATNFQQFGQFASRRSSLFFASTAAQALMALAVLGGLNYLAFKTNPTWDLTREQLFTLAPQTRTTLAGLQEPVRAIAFLPPHHPTYDALQELFARYQAEAPGKFSYTFQDPTRHPELAARYQLTPGQTLVVLTRGEGPQEAHTPLLASSEQDLTNALLKLNAVGSQKVYFVVGHGEWSLEGDGAGASLTGFLQQLIREGYTPAVLNLAGREEVPKDAALVIIAGARAPYTPPEEDVLRKYLAVGGRMLYFAEFKAEPRLNALLEEYGVEVDKGVVADPQFNAGNPYALLSTFYGEHEMTAPLQAQQLNTGLPTARGLTLLRHGLAPGVKVASVVLTSPFAWIESTPEADATLSDGEKSGQLPLVSASTRDTKAAPGKRFDEARVVVMGDSELLLDSNWGHEGNRNLVMNAVGWAAHQVERITVRPPDREVSTLELDRDMLEKLRFVSTDVLPLSLMGLGLAIWLARRNA; this is translated from the coding sequence ATGAACAAGGCCAACGTCGGCAAGATCCTCGGCGCGCTGGGGCTGCTGCTCCTGCTGTCCAGTCCGTTCACCCTGTTCATCACCTCTGGCTCGTGGGCCCTCACGGCCGCCAAGGCCTGCCTGGGGCTCGTGCTGCTGGGGCTCTACGCAGCCACGAACTTCCAGCAGTTCGGCCAGTTCGCCTCGCGCCGCTCCAGCCTCTTCTTCGCCTCGACGGCCGCGCAGGCGCTGATGGCCCTGGCGGTGCTGGGAGGGCTCAACTACCTGGCGTTCAAGACGAACCCCACGTGGGATCTCACCCGGGAGCAGCTCTTCACGCTGGCCCCCCAGACGCGCACCACGCTGGCCGGGCTCCAGGAGCCGGTGCGCGCCATCGCCTTCCTGCCGCCCCACCACCCCACCTATGACGCGCTCCAGGAGCTCTTCGCGCGCTACCAGGCCGAGGCGCCCGGGAAGTTCTCGTACACCTTCCAGGATCCCACCCGGCACCCGGAGCTGGCGGCGAGGTACCAGCTCACCCCCGGCCAGACACTGGTGGTGCTCACGCGCGGTGAGGGCCCCCAGGAGGCTCACACCCCGCTGCTCGCCAGCTCCGAGCAGGACCTGACCAACGCCCTGCTCAAGCTCAACGCCGTGGGCTCCCAGAAGGTCTACTTCGTGGTGGGCCATGGCGAGTGGTCCCTCGAAGGGGACGGCGCCGGCGCCAGCCTCACGGGGTTCCTCCAGCAGCTGATCCGGGAGGGGTACACCCCGGCGGTCCTCAACCTGGCCGGCCGGGAGGAGGTGCCGAAGGATGCCGCGCTGGTCATCATCGCCGGGGCCCGGGCCCCCTACACGCCGCCCGAGGAGGACGTGCTGCGCAAGTACCTGGCGGTGGGGGGACGGATGCTCTACTTCGCGGAGTTCAAGGCGGAGCCCCGGCTCAACGCGCTCCTGGAGGAGTACGGCGTGGAGGTGGACAAGGGCGTCGTCGCGGACCCGCAGTTCAACGCGGGCAACCCCTACGCCCTGCTCTCCACGTTCTACGGGGAGCATGAGATGACCGCGCCCCTGCAAGCGCAGCAGCTCAACACCGGCCTGCCCACCGCCCGGGGGCTCACGCTGCTGCGCCATGGGCTGGCGCCCGGGGTGAAGGTGGCGTCCGTGGTGCTCACCTCCCCCTTCGCGTGGATCGAATCCACGCCCGAGGCCGATGCGACGCTCTCCGACGGGGAGAAGTCCGGCCAGCTCCCCCTGGTGTCGGCCAGCACGCGGGACACGAAGGCGGCGCCGGGCAAGCGCTTCGATGAGGCGCGGGTGGTGGTGATGGGCGACTCGGAGCTGCTCCTCGATTCGAACTGGGGCCACGAGGGCAACCGCAACCTGGTGATGAACGCGGTGGGCTGGGCGGCCCATCAGGTGGAGCGCATCACCGTCCGCCCGCCGGACCGCGAGGTGTCCACGCTGGAGCTCGACCGGGACATGCTGGAGAAGCTCCGCTTCGTGTCCACGGATGTGCTGCCCCTGTCCCTGATGGGCCTGGGGCTCGCCATCTGGCTGGCGAGGCGCAACGCATGA
- a CDS encoding DUF4340 domain-containing protein has protein sequence MSPLSPPRRCLFVLTAVLGLWACQKKPEGAAPPPPGQIFAATAPEGTSEDGGTAAPVFTRITVQSQGQATVLERQESTWRITAPVAARADKWTVDNLLRQLQSAKFKSTVTEAPTEADLQKYGLQPPVFSVTAQAYLPDASGGGQEAPDRQRTVTLQGGLENAFDGSVYVRREGDPRVYAADGAVRYALDKELYALREKEFLGVEEPPLKTLTVTAKAGGYTLEQDADKAWRFTKPSPLRADAAKVKKMLQSLREQRALAFPPDTPEERARLGLDKPLVEALFTLAEGAPVRVRLSRVEGAAGAPVYALREQGQEALLAQVPEAAAAVLLPGIPALRDTTVLAFRREDVKRLVFHGGPDVPSLTLEKTDLGTGPLDAWRVVSPQPGKARTGKVAALLKLLGTLKAAAVGAPAGKTWAAYGITPTSRGAVLLDADGRELARLSLGREVPGRGEHVYARGSGDELLEVEQARLAELPSRPEDVLEAPPTAPP, from the coding sequence ATGAGCCCCCTGTCCCCTCCCCGCAGGTGCCTGTTCGTCCTCACGGCGGTCCTGGGCCTCTGGGCGTGCCAGAAGAAGCCCGAGGGCGCCGCCCCTCCCCCTCCGGGGCAGATCTTCGCGGCCACCGCCCCCGAGGGCACCTCGGAGGACGGCGGCACGGCCGCGCCCGTCTTCACGCGCATCACCGTGCAGTCCCAGGGCCAAGCCACCGTCCTGGAACGCCAGGAGTCCACCTGGCGCATCACGGCCCCCGTCGCGGCCCGCGCGGACAAGTGGACGGTGGACAACCTCCTGCGCCAGCTCCAGTCCGCGAAGTTCAAGAGCACCGTGACGGAGGCCCCCACGGAGGCGGACCTCCAGAAGTACGGCCTCCAGCCGCCCGTCTTCTCGGTGACGGCCCAGGCGTACCTGCCGGATGCCAGCGGTGGCGGACAAGAGGCGCCGGACCGCCAGCGGACGGTGACGTTGCAGGGGGGCCTCGAGAACGCCTTCGATGGCTCCGTGTACGTGCGCCGGGAGGGCGACCCGCGCGTCTACGCCGCGGACGGCGCCGTGCGCTACGCGCTGGACAAGGAACTGTACGCCCTGCGCGAGAAAGAGTTCCTCGGGGTGGAGGAGCCGCCCCTGAAGACCCTCACCGTGACGGCGAAGGCCGGGGGCTACACCCTGGAGCAGGACGCGGACAAGGCGTGGCGGTTCACGAAGCCGTCGCCCCTTCGCGCGGATGCGGCCAAGGTCAAGAAGATGCTCCAGTCGCTCCGGGAGCAGCGGGCGCTCGCCTTCCCCCCGGACACTCCCGAGGAACGCGCGCGGCTGGGCCTGGACAAGCCCCTGGTGGAGGCCCTGTTCACGCTCGCGGAGGGCGCCCCGGTGCGCGTGCGCCTCTCCCGGGTGGAAGGAGCCGCGGGCGCCCCGGTGTACGCCTTGCGCGAGCAAGGGCAGGAAGCCCTCCTGGCGCAGGTGCCCGAGGCCGCGGCGGCCGTGTTGCTGCCGGGGATTCCCGCGCTGCGGGACACCACCGTGCTCGCCTTTCGCCGGGAAGACGTGAAGCGCCTCGTCTTTCACGGGGGGCCGGACGTTCCGTCCCTCACCCTGGAGAAGACGGACCTGGGAACAGGGCCGCTGGATGCGTGGCGGGTGGTGTCGCCCCAACCCGGCAAGGCCCGGACGGGCAAGGTGGCCGCGCTGCTCAAGCTCCTGGGCACGCTCAAGGCCGCGGCCGTGGGAGCACCTGCCGGGAAGACGTGGGCCGCCTACGGCATCACCCCGACCTCGCGGGGGGCGGTGCTCCTGGACGCGGATGGCCGGGAGCTGGCCCGGCTGAGCCTGGGCCGCGAAGTCCCTGGCCGGGGCGAGCACGTGTATGCCCGGGGCTCGGGAGACGAGCTCCTGGAGGTAGAGCAGGCGCGGCTGGCGGAGCTGCCCTCACGCCCCGAGGACGTGCTGGAGGCTCCGCCCACCGCGCCGCCCTGA
- a CDS encoding metallophosphoesterase family protein → MAAVGDLHCREDQHGRFRQFVKQVNASADLLLLCGDLTDRGMLEEGKVLAEELSALRVPCAAVLGNHDYEHGQVKDICAELSKVGVHVLDGDHFIFEKVLGIAGVKGFGGGFGNATLQAFGEGQTKSFVQEAVSESLKLEAAMSHLDTPKRVVIMHYSPIPETLEGENIEIRPFLGTSRLAMPIDHYRAEAVFHGHAHHGTREGKTRGGIPVYNVAMPLMAKHTPDQRFALMEI, encoded by the coding sequence CTGGCAGCGGTCGGTGATCTTCACTGCCGCGAGGATCAGCACGGCCGGTTCCGACAGTTCGTCAAGCAGGTCAACGCCTCGGCGGACCTGCTGTTGTTGTGTGGAGACCTGACGGACCGGGGCATGCTGGAGGAGGGCAAGGTGCTGGCGGAGGAGCTGTCTGCCCTGCGCGTGCCTTGCGCCGCCGTGCTGGGCAACCACGACTACGAGCATGGCCAGGTGAAGGACATCTGCGCCGAGCTGTCCAAGGTGGGGGTCCACGTCCTGGATGGGGACCACTTCATCTTCGAGAAGGTGCTGGGGATCGCCGGCGTGAAGGGGTTCGGCGGCGGGTTCGGCAACGCCACGCTGCAGGCCTTCGGCGAGGGGCAGACGAAGTCCTTCGTCCAGGAGGCGGTGTCCGAGTCGCTCAAGCTGGAGGCCGCGATGAGCCACCTGGATACGCCCAAGCGGGTGGTCATCATGCACTACTCGCCCATTCCGGAGACGCTGGAGGGCGAGAACATCGAGATCCGTCCCTTCCTGGGGACGAGCCGTCTGGCGATGCCCATCGACCACTACCGCGCGGAGGCGGTGTTCCATGGCCATGCGCACCACGGCACCCGGGAGGGGAAGACCCGGGGCGGCATCCCCGTCTACAACGTGGCGATGCCCTTGATGGCAAAGCACACCCCGGATCAGCGCTTCGCGCTGATGGAGATCTGA
- a CDS encoding nucleotidyltransferase, translated as MEKRHPNHPGEMGLDAALAEQSRAPDEINARARAIGLLTEAGVPFVVGGAYAYAAHTGIYRDTKDLDLFPRKRDAGKALEILELDGWRTERTDDVWLYKAFCGEYFVDFIFSSGNGVAVVDDEWFEHAKKTMIFGHECLVAPAEEIIWSKCFVNERERYDGADVNHLLLKMGRQMNWERLMRRFDRYWEVLLSHVMMFRYAYPCERDCVPDWVMVELMSRTLDTVREGNWDEKICRGNLISRVNYHVDISHWGYRNGRAWDENQRHQGGNSGTRPELEDTAGSGR; from the coding sequence ATGGAAAAGCGCCATCCGAACCATCCCGGGGAGATGGGCCTCGATGCGGCCCTGGCCGAGCAATCCAGGGCTCCCGATGAGATCAACGCGCGGGCTCGCGCCATCGGGTTGTTGACCGAGGCGGGCGTGCCCTTTGTCGTCGGGGGCGCTTACGCTTACGCCGCCCATACTGGCATCTACCGCGATACCAAGGATCTGGACCTGTTTCCGCGCAAGCGCGACGCGGGCAAGGCCCTGGAGATTCTAGAGCTGGACGGGTGGCGCACCGAGCGCACCGACGATGTGTGGCTCTACAAGGCGTTTTGCGGCGAGTACTTCGTCGACTTCATCTTCTCGTCCGGCAACGGCGTGGCCGTGGTGGACGATGAGTGGTTCGAGCACGCGAAGAAGACCATGATCTTCGGCCACGAGTGCCTGGTGGCACCGGCCGAGGAGATCATCTGGTCCAAGTGCTTCGTCAACGAGCGTGAGCGCTACGACGGCGCGGATGTGAACCACCTCCTGCTCAAGATGGGCCGGCAGATGAACTGGGAACGCCTGATGCGGCGCTTCGACCGGTACTGGGAGGTGCTCCTCAGCCACGTGATGATGTTCCGGTACGCCTACCCGTGTGAGCGCGACTGCGTGCCGGACTGGGTGATGGTGGAGTTGATGTCGCGCACGCTGGACACGGTGCGCGAGGGCAATTGGGACGAGAAGATCTGCCGCGGCAACCTCATCTCGCGGGTGAACTACCACGTGGACATCAGCCACTGGGGGTACCGCAACGGCCGCGCATGGGACGAGAACCAGAGACACCAGGGAGGCAACAGTGGCACGAGACCCGAGCTCGAAGATACGGCTGGCAGCGGTCGGTGA
- a CDS encoding CHRD domain-containing protein: protein MKMNRFLLASVPALALMACGGSSEFTASLTGAAVRPEPVTANGSGSVTVKLDGHTLEVSGRFTHLASNVSAARIRGPADENGTAEPLCLLGAPQATSGTLTLGSGPGSCRELTLSDAQAADLENGRWYVTLESRTRENGEVRGQLRKKE from the coding sequence ATGAAGATGAACCGGTTCCTGCTCGCGTCTGTCCCAGCGTTGGCCCTCATGGCGTGCGGGGGCAGCTCGGAGTTCACCGCGTCCCTGACGGGCGCGGCGGTGCGGCCCGAGCCGGTCACCGCCAACGGCTCGGGCAGCGTGACGGTGAAGCTCGACGGCCACACCCTGGAGGTGTCCGGGCGCTTCACCCACCTCGCCAGCAACGTGAGCGCCGCCCGGATCCGCGGCCCGGCCGACGAGAACGGCACCGCCGAGCCCCTGTGCCTGCTCGGAGCCCCCCAGGCCACCAGCGGCACCCTGACCCTGGGCTCGGGGCCGGGCTCGTGCCGGGAGCTCACGCTGAGCGACGCGCAGGCCGCCGATCTCGAGAATGGCCGGTGGTACGTGACGCTGGAGAGCCGGACCCGGGAGAACGGCGAGGTACGCGGTCAGCTCCGGAAGAAGGAGTAA
- the rpoZ gene encoding DNA-directed RNA polymerase subunit omega, whose protein sequence is MARITVEDCLPLVDNRFALVLLGAKRARQLMAGARPIIEISKNKPPVLSLREIATGRVKFDRDVREALSGKYAGEEASKAPAGGAPSAPAV, encoded by the coding sequence ATGGCTCGCATTACCGTCGAAGACTGCCTCCCCCTGGTGGACAACCGCTTTGCCCTGGTGCTGCTCGGCGCCAAGCGCGCCCGCCAGCTCATGGCCGGCGCCCGCCCCATCATCGAGATCTCCAAGAACAAGCCGCCCGTGCTCTCGCTGCGGGAGATCGCCACCGGCCGCGTGAAGTTCGACCGCGACGTGCGCGAGGCGCTGTCCGGGAAGTACGCCGGCGAGGAGGCCTCGAAGGCCCCCGCGGGTGGCGCGCCCAGCGCCCCGGCCGTCTAG
- a CDS encoding NUDIX hydrolase: MPREASAGGVVIRENAEGWEVAVIRPHGRSLWALPKGHVDPGETPEQTAMREVHEETGLTVTRMAPLGEIRYVYQFRGQRIFKRVHFFLFRYQAGELGALPPGPRVEVDEVRWVPLAQLVSLLGYKGEKSIAARAVKLLRAADSTPPGSPPEQTRG, from the coding sequence ATGCCGCGCGAGGCGTCCGCTGGAGGTGTCGTCATCCGCGAGAACGCGGAAGGGTGGGAGGTGGCCGTCATCCGCCCCCACGGGCGGAGCCTGTGGGCCCTGCCCAAGGGGCACGTGGACCCGGGCGAGACGCCCGAGCAGACCGCCATGCGCGAGGTGCACGAGGAGACGGGCCTCACCGTCACGCGGATGGCCCCGCTGGGGGAGATTCGCTACGTGTACCAGTTCCGGGGACAGCGCATCTTCAAGCGCGTCCACTTCTTCCTGTTCCGGTATCAGGCGGGGGAACTGGGAGCGCTGCCGCCGGGCCCCCGGGTGGAGGTGGACGAGGTGCGCTGGGTGCCGCTGGCGCAGCTGGTGTCGCTGCTGGGCTACAAGGGGGAGAAGTCCATCGCCGCGCGCGCGGTGAAGCTGCTGCGCGCGGCGGACTCGACGCCCCCGGGCTCGCCGCCGGAGCAGACGCGCGGCTAG
- the groES gene encoding co-chaperone GroES yields the protein MKIRPLQDRLIVKRVAEENKTKGGLFIPDTAKEKPLEGKVVAVGNGKILEDGKVRPLDIKANDTILFSKYAGTEIKIDGEEHLILREEDVLGVIEK from the coding sequence ATGAAGATTCGTCCCCTGCAGGATCGCCTCATCGTCAAGCGCGTTGCCGAGGAGAACAAGACCAAGGGCGGCCTGTTCATCCCCGACACCGCCAAGGAGAAGCCGCTGGAGGGCAAGGTGGTCGCCGTCGGTAACGGCAAGATCCTGGAGGACGGCAAGGTGCGTCCCCTGGACATCAAGGCCAACGACACCATCCTCTTCAGCAAGTACGCGGGCACCGAGATCAAGATCGACGGTGAGGAGCACCTCATCCTCCGTGAGGAGGATGTGCTCGGCGTGATCGAGAAGTAA
- the groL gene encoding chaperonin GroEL (60 kDa chaperone family; promotes refolding of misfolded polypeptides especially under stressful conditions; forms two stacked rings of heptamers to form a barrel-shaped 14mer; ends can be capped by GroES; misfolded proteins enter the barrel where they are refolded when GroES binds) — MSKDIIFAGRAREAILRGVNILADAVKVTLGPKGRNVVIEKSFGSPTITKDGVTVAKEIELENKFENMGAQMVKEVASKTSDVAGDGTTTATVLAQAIFREGAKLVAAGHNPMDIKRGIDKAVSAVTAELKKMAKPTKDKKEIAQVGTISANGDTTIGQIIADAMEKVGKEGVITVEEAKGLETTLDVVEGMQFDRGYLSPYFVTDPERMEVVLNDPYILINEKKISSMKDLLPILEQVARSGKPLLIIAEEVEGEALATLVVNKIRGVLSVAAVKAPGFGDRRKAMLEDIATLTGGRLIAEDLGIKLDALTLADLGRAKRITIDKDNSTIVDGAGTQKEIEARVKQIRAQIEETSSDYDREKLQERLAKLVGGVAVINVGAATETEMKEKKARVEDALNATRAAVEEGVVPGGGVAFIRCIKALESVQAVEGEKFGVDIIRRSLEEPLRQIVGNGGLEGSVVVNKVKESSGSHGFNAATGTYEDLLAAGVIDPAKVSRTALQNAASVSSLMLTTEAMVAEQPKADDDKAAPGGGMGGMGGMGGMGGMGM; from the coding sequence ATGTCGAAGGACATCATTTTCGCAGGACGCGCGCGTGAGGCCATTCTCCGCGGCGTGAACATCCTGGCCGACGCGGTCAAGGTCACCCTGGGGCCCAAGGGCCGCAACGTCGTCATCGAGAAGAGCTTCGGCTCCCCGACGATCACCAAGGACGGCGTGACCGTCGCCAAGGAGATCGAGCTGGAGAACAAGTTCGAGAACATGGGCGCGCAGATGGTGAAGGAGGTCGCCTCGAAGACCTCCGACGTGGCCGGCGACGGCACCACCACCGCCACCGTGCTGGCGCAGGCCATCTTCCGCGAGGGCGCGAAGCTGGTGGCCGCGGGCCACAACCCGATGGACATCAAGCGCGGCATCGACAAGGCCGTCTCGGCCGTCACGGCCGAGCTGAAGAAGATGGCCAAGCCGACGAAGGACAAGAAGGAGATCGCCCAGGTCGGCACCATCTCCGCCAACGGTGACACCACCATCGGCCAGATCATCGCGGACGCGATGGAGAAGGTCGGCAAGGAGGGCGTCATCACCGTCGAGGAGGCCAAGGGCCTGGAGACCACCCTGGACGTGGTGGAGGGCATGCAGTTCGACCGCGGCTACCTCTCCCCGTACTTCGTGACGGATCCGGAGCGCATGGAGGTCGTCCTGAACGACCCCTACATCCTCATCAACGAGAAGAAGATCTCGTCGATGAAGGACCTGCTGCCCATCCTCGAGCAGGTGGCGCGCTCCGGCAAGCCGCTGCTCATCATCGCCGAGGAAGTGGAGGGCGAGGCGCTGGCCACCCTGGTGGTCAACAAGATCCGTGGCGTGCTGAGCGTGGCGGCCGTGAAGGCGCCGGGCTTCGGTGACCGCCGCAAGGCCATGCTCGAGGACATCGCCACCCTGACGGGCGGCCGGCTGATCGCCGAGGACCTGGGCATCAAGCTCGACGCCCTCACCCTGGCCGACCTGGGCCGCGCCAAGCGCATCACCATCGACAAGGACAACAGCACCATCGTCGACGGTGCCGGGACGCAGAAGGAGATCGAGGCGCGCGTGAAGCAGATCCGCGCCCAGATCGAGGAGACCAGCAGCGACTACGACCGCGAGAAGCTCCAGGAGCGTCTGGCGAAGCTCGTGGGCGGCGTGGCGGTCATCAACGTGGGGGCTGCCACCGAGACCGAGATGAAGGAGAAGAAGGCCCGCGTGGAGGACGCGCTCAACGCGACCCGCGCGGCCGTCGAGGAGGGCGTGGTGCCCGGCGGCGGCGTGGCCTTCATCCGCTGCATCAAGGCGCTCGAGTCCGTGCAGGCCGTCGAGGGTGAGAAGTTCGGCGTGGACATCATCCGCCGCTCGCTCGAGGAGCCCCTGCGCCAGATCGTCGGCAACGGCGGCCTGGAGGGCAGCGTGGTGGTGAACAAGGTCAAGGAGAGCTCCGGTTCCCACGGCTTCAACGCCGCCACCGGCACCTACGAGGACCTGCTGGCCGCGGGCGTCATCGACCCGGCCAAGGTGAGCCGCACCGCGCTGCAGAACGCGGCGTCCGTCTCCTCCCTCATGCTGACCACCGAGGCGATGGTGGCCGAGCAGCCGAAGGCGGACGACGACAAGGCCGCCCCCGGCGGCGGCATGGGCGGCATGGGCGGCATGGGTGGCATGGGCGGCATGGGCATGTAG
- the grxC gene encoding glutaredoxin 3: protein MKPVKIYTTTYCGFCVRAKDLLKRKGVNYEELDVTGDDDMRAKLVEMSGGQRTVPQIFIGDTHVGGYSDLAQLDKDGRLEPMLQS from the coding sequence ATGAAACCCGTGAAGATCTACACCACCACCTATTGCGGCTTCTGCGTGCGGGCCAAGGACCTGCTCAAGCGCAAGGGGGTGAACTACGAGGAGCTGGACGTCACGGGGGATGACGACATGCGCGCCAAGCTCGTGGAGATGAGCGGCGGCCAGCGCACCGTGCCGCAGATCTTCATCGGCGACACCCACGTGGGCGGCTACTCGGACCTGGCCCAGCTCGACAAAGACGGCCGCCTGGAGCCCATGCTCCAAAGCTGA